One genomic window of Panicum hallii strain FIL2 chromosome 6, PHallii_v3.1, whole genome shotgun sequence includes the following:
- the LOC112897386 gene encoding chaperone protein dnaJ 11, chloroplastic-like, giving the protein MISAPLRVPAPRAGAGIGTPPFRSASASSAPKLGRIRCAAAAARPAGRGAPTLYEVLGLRAGATVREIKAAYRRLARERHPDVAGAAPGAAAEFVRLHDAYATLSDPDSRARYDGAVAVAVAVARRPYPRWAAGAGYGRPRRTWETDQCW; this is encoded by the coding sequence ATGATCTCCGCGCCTCTGCGTGTGCCGGCGCCGAGGGCCGGCGCCGGGATCGGGACGCCGCCGTTCCGGTCCGCCTCGGCTTCCTCCGCGCCCAAGCTCGGCAGGATCCggtgcgccgccgcggccgcacggccggcggggaggggcgcgCCCACGCTGTACGAGGTGCTGGGCCTGCGCGCCGGCGCCACGGTGCGGGAGATCAAGGCGGCGTACCGGCGCCTGGCGCGGGAGCGGCACCCGGACGTGGCGGGCGCCGCGCCGGGGGCCGCCGCGGAGTTCGTCCGCCTCCACGACGCCTACGCCACGCTATCCGACCCGGACAGCCGCGCGCGATACGACGGCGCCGTCgcggtggccgtggccgtggcgcggcgcccgtacccgcgctgggccgccggcgccggctacGGCCGGCCACGCCGCACCTGGGAGACGGACCAGTGCTGGTAG
- the LOC112897639 gene encoding uncharacterized protein LOC112897639: MDDLRASLARSIQLAEQLIKWADEAQACRSECQDLGSWIERLSTLLRQAARAELYERPARRILGDTDRALDKAAALLERCCGRGILHRVFTIIPAGSFKKAGYLLDNSLGDLTWILRVSNYAASDEDEEDDHIGLPPIAQNEPILFLIWEQIAVLQYGGLEARADAAASVVSLARDNDRYGKLIIEEDGVPPLLRLIKEGRADAQESAALAIGLLGRDPECVDLMILAGVCTSFVKILKDAPMKVQGMVAWAVSELAANHPKCQDAFLQHNVIRLLVSHLAFETVQEHSKYAVASKMSIHSVVMDKKTNDTSQEPSDAGAQATTSAAKPIVGGGVTGASSSAAAPGPSARPAGIAGTRMHNASMSATSTRGREYEIPEIKAYLKSHAARALGTLATGNPAICKNITESRALLCFSILLEKAAGDVQYNSAMALVEICRVAEQHPELRRSAFKPTSPSARAVVDQLVRVVEKADYDDLLVPCITCLGCLSRTFRATEKRVIGPLVRLLDERESEVTLEAASALTKFASTENYLHVDHCKSIIAHGGAKHLVQHVYFGEQGVQTAALILVCFLAHNVPDSDELAQAEILTVLDWGLKQGYMSQDPLIESLLPEAKIRLELYQSRVAKAGYY, from the coding sequence ATGGACGACCTGAGGGCGAGCCTGGCGCGGTCGATCCAGCTCGCGGAGCAGCTGATCAAGTGGGCGGACGAGGCGCAGGCGTGCCGGTCCGAGTGCCAGGACCTCGGGTCCTGGATCGAGCGCCTCTCCACGCTGCTCCGCCAGGCGGCGCGCGCCGAGCTCTACGAGCGCCCCGCGCGCCGCATCCTCGGGGACACGGACAGAGCGCTCGACAAGGCCGCCGCGCTCCTCGAGCGCTGCTGCGGCCGCGGCATCCTCCACCGCGTCTTCACCATCATCCCCGCGGGCTCCTTCAAGAAGGCTGGCTACCTGCTCGACAACTCGCTCGGCGACCTCACCTGGATCCTCCGCGTCTCCAACTACGCCGCCTccgacgaggacgaggaggacgaCCACATCGGCCTGCCCCCCATCGCGCAGAACGAGCCCATCCTCTTCCTCATCTGGGAGCAGATCGCCGTGCTGCAGTACGGCGGCCTCGAGGCccgcgccgacgccgccgccagcgTCGTCTCCCTCGCGCGCGACAACGACCGCTACGGCAAGCTCATCATCGAGGAGGACGGCGTCCCGCCGCTGCTGCGGCTCATCAAGGAGGGACGCGCCGACGCGCAGGAGAGCGCCGCGCTCGCCATCGGGCTCCTCGGCCGCGACCCCGAGTGCGTCGACCTCATGATCCTCGCCGGCGTGTGCACCTCGTTCGTCAAGATCCTCAAGGACGCGCCCATGAAGGTGCAGGGGATGGTGGCGTGGGCCGTCTCCGAGCTCGCCGCCAACCACCCCAAATGCCAGGACGCCTTCCTCCAGCACAACGTCATCCGCCTCCTCGTCTCCCACCTCGCGTTCGAGACGGTGCAGGAGCACTCCAAGTACGCCGTCGCCTCCAAGATGTCCATCCACTCCGTGGTCATGGACAAGAAGACAAATGACACCTCGCAGGAGCCGTCGGACGCCGGGGCGCAAGCCACCACCAGCGCGGCGAAACCCATCGTGGGCGGTGGCGTGACAGGCGCCAGCTCGAGCGCGGCAGCTCCCGGTCCCAGCGCCAGACCCGCCGGCATCGCCGGGACGAGGATGCACAACGCGTCCATGTCGGCGACGAGCACGCGGGGGAGGGAGTACGAGATCCCGGAGATCAAGGCCTACCTCAAGTCCCACGCCGCCAGGGCGCTGGGCACGCTCGCCACGGGCAACCCCGCCATCTGCAAGAACATCACGGAGTCGAGGGCGCTGCTCTGCTTCTCGATCCTCCTCGAGAAAGCCGCGGGCGACGTGCAGTACAACTCGGCGATGGCGCTTGTGGAGATCTGCCGCGTCGCCGAGCAGCACCCCGAGCTCCGGCGGTCGGCGTTCAAGCCGACGTCCCCGTCGGCCCGCGCTGTGGTGGACCAGCTCGTCCGCGTCGTGGAGAAGGCCGACTACGACGACCTCCTCGTCCCCTGCATCACGTGCCTGGGATGCCTGTCGAGAACGTTCCGCGCGACGGAGAAGAGGGTCATCGGGCCGCTCGTGAGGCTCCTCGACGAGCGGGAATCCGAGGTGACCCTGGAGGCGGCGTCGGCGCTGACCAAGTTCGCGTCCACGGAGAACTACCTGCACGTCGACCACTGCAAGTCGATCATCGCCCACGGCGGCGCCAAGCACCTGGTCCAGCACGTCTACTTCGGCGAGCAGGGGGTCCAGACGGCGGCGCTCATCCTCGTCTGCTTCCTCGCGCACAACGTCCCAGACAGCGACGAGCTCGCGCAGGCCGAGATCCTGACGGTGCTCGATTGGGGGTTGAAGCAAGGGTACATGTCGCAGGATCCGTTGATCGAGAGCTTACTGCCCGAGGCCAAGATTAGGCTGGAGCTCTACCAGTCCAGAGTGGCAAAAGCAGGGTACTATTGA
- the LOC112898507 gene encoding thaumatin-like protein 1 isoform X2: MACSRSRLLGSPASIAVLILSFFQGSVCGITFTFTNRCPDTVWPGLLSGSGTPPLETTGFALAPGQSRSLPAPQGWSGRFWGRSGCDFDASGKGSCATGDCGSGEVECRGAGASPPATLAEFTLDGAGGKDFYDVSLVDGYNLPMLVQAAAPDCPDTGCLVDLNERCPDELRADDGRACRSACEAFGSPEYCCNGAYGNPNTCHPSQYSQLFKSACPKSYSYAYDDATSTFTCNHTDYTITFCPKSTPSRCSPLAQIFNHPARSVFTFNCNFELQISTLCLYEIDCLLEKAINPNTHRGGRAMSSLKIRFGLLP; this comes from the exons ATGGCTTGTTCGCGGTCGCGCCTGCTCGGCTCGCCGGCCTCGATCGCGGTCCTCATCCTTTCCTTCTTCCAAG GGTCGGTGTGCGGCATCACCTTCACCTTCACCAACCGGTGCCCCGACACGGTGTGGCCGGGCCTGCTGTCGGGCTCGGGGACGCCGCCACTCGAGACCACGGGCTTCGCGCTCGCGCCGGGGCAGTCGCGCTCGCTGCCCGCGCCGCAGGGGTGGTCGGGCCGCTTCTGGGGCCGCTCCGGCTGCGACTTCGACGCCTCCGGCAAGGGCTCCTGCGCCACGGGCGACTGCGGCTCCGGCGAGGTCGAGTGCCGCGGGGCGGGGGCGTCCCCGCCCGCCACGCTCGCCGAGTTCACCCtcgacggcgccggcggcaaGGACTTCTACGACGTCAGCCTCGTCGACGGGTACAACCTGCCCATGCTCGTCCAGGCCGCCGCGCCGGACTGCCCCGACACCGGCTGCCTCGTCGACCTCAATGAGCGGTGCCCCGACGAGCTCCGCGCCGACGACGGGCGCGCGTGCCGCAGCGCCTGCGAGGCGTTCGGGAGCCCCGAGTACTGCTGCAACGGCGCCTACGGCAACCCCAACACCTGCCACCCCTCCCAGTACTCGCAGCTCTTCAAGTCGGCGTGCCCCAAGTCCTACAGCTACGCCTACGACGACGCCACCTCCACCTTCACCTGCAACCACACCGACTACACCATCACCTTCTGCCCCAAATCCACTCCGTCCAGGTGCTCACCTCTTGCCCAAATTTTCAATCATCCAGCTCGTTCAGTGTTCACTTTCAACTGCAACTTCGAGCTTCAGATTTCAACATTATGCTTGTATGAGATAGATTGCTTACTTGAGAAAG CGATAAATCCAAACACTCATCGCGGAGGCCGAGCCATGAGCAGCTTGAAGATTCGGTTTGGCTTGCTTCCCTGA
- the LOC112898507 gene encoding thaumatin-like protein 1 isoform X1 codes for MACSRSRLLGSPASIAVLILSFFQGSVCGITFTFTNRCPDTVWPGLLSGSGTPPLETTGFALAPGQSRSLPAPQGWSGRFWGRSGCDFDASGKGSCATGDCGSGEVECRGAGASPPATLAEFTLDGAGGKDFYDVSLVDGYNLPMLVQAAAPDCPDTGCLVDLNERCPDELRADDGRACRSACEAFGSPEYCCNGAYGNPNTCHPSQYSQLFKSACPKSYSYAYDDATSTFTCNHTDYTITFCPKSTPSSDKSKHSSRRPSHEQLEDSVWLASLKKSDAGALAVASWSASIVIQSALAIAVVITLVALEQPLFSLL; via the exons ATGGCTTGTTCGCGGTCGCGCCTGCTCGGCTCGCCGGCCTCGATCGCGGTCCTCATCCTTTCCTTCTTCCAAG GGTCGGTGTGCGGCATCACCTTCACCTTCACCAACCGGTGCCCCGACACGGTGTGGCCGGGCCTGCTGTCGGGCTCGGGGACGCCGCCACTCGAGACCACGGGCTTCGCGCTCGCGCCGGGGCAGTCGCGCTCGCTGCCCGCGCCGCAGGGGTGGTCGGGCCGCTTCTGGGGCCGCTCCGGCTGCGACTTCGACGCCTCCGGCAAGGGCTCCTGCGCCACGGGCGACTGCGGCTCCGGCGAGGTCGAGTGCCGCGGGGCGGGGGCGTCCCCGCCCGCCACGCTCGCCGAGTTCACCCtcgacggcgccggcggcaaGGACTTCTACGACGTCAGCCTCGTCGACGGGTACAACCTGCCCATGCTCGTCCAGGCCGCCGCGCCGGACTGCCCCGACACCGGCTGCCTCGTCGACCTCAATGAGCGGTGCCCCGACGAGCTCCGCGCCGACGACGGGCGCGCGTGCCGCAGCGCCTGCGAGGCGTTCGGGAGCCCCGAGTACTGCTGCAACGGCGCCTACGGCAACCCCAACACCTGCCACCCCTCCCAGTACTCGCAGCTCTTCAAGTCGGCGTGCCCCAAGTCCTACAGCTACGCCTACGACGACGCCACCTCCACCTTCACCTGCAACCACACCGACTACACCATCACCTTCTGCCCCAAATCCACTCCGTCCAG CGATAAATCCAAACACTCATCGCGGAGGCCGAGCCATGAGCAGCTTGAAGATTCGGTTTGGCTTGCTTCCCTGAAAAAAAGTGACGCCGGTGCTCTGGCAGTGGCTTCATGGTCGGCGTCCATTGTGATCCAATCCGCCCTGGCAATTGCTGTGGTGATCACACTTGTTGCATTGGAGCAACCTCTGTTCAGCTTGCTATGA
- the LOC112897627 gene encoding uncharacterized protein LOC112897627: protein MVLSNRRRSCSPPATASSPHFPPELIPEVARRLTYRAYRALLPLTSSNLASQAPLLLVPFEDESNALFHPTLRQIYLFRLHRMHLPLTSRDWAVTEFHPLGCPCRLAICEIRGKVGQPSRCSLSIVNLLTGERTCLFGLLERISRVLLYGDLVLTWKYMERAIQYCHLEAADPTSFRI from the coding sequence ATGGTGTTGTCCAATCGCCGGCGGAGCTGCTCTCCTCCGGCCACCGCATCCTCGCCGCACTTCCCGCCGGAGCTGATCCCCGAGGTTGCAAGGCGCCTCACCTACCGCGCCTACCGCGCCCTACTCCCGCTGACCTCATCCAACCTCGCCTCCCAGGCGCCGCTCCTCCTTGTACCCTTCGAGGATGAGTCCAACGCCCTCTTCCACCCCACCCTCCGCCAGATCTACCTCTTTCGCCTCCACCGCATGCACCTGCCCCTCACCAGCAGGGATTGGGCAGTCACCGAATTCCACCCACTCGGCTGCCCGTGCCGCCTTGCCATATGCGAAATCAGGGGGAAAGTGGGCCAGCCCAGCCGCTGCAGCCTCAGCATCGTCAACCTCCTCACAGGCGAGCGAACCTGCCTCTTCGGTCTCCTGGAGCGCATCTCCCGCGTCCTCCTCTACGGCGATCTCGTCCTCACCTGGAAGTACATGGAGCGTGCTATCCAGTACTGTCACCTTGAGGCCGCGGACCCTACAAGCTTCAGGATTTGA
- the LOC112898391 gene encoding uncharacterized protein LOC112898391, with the protein MANRRRGRSPPATASTSRDPVAAAPSLNFPPDLLREIARRLTSLQEFFALCRAALPVTPPNLASQAPLLLVPDAAAASHALLDIRRGFLRFRFTRSHLTGETADIHSLGYRVAVDLRGRCQLRVVHVLTGERTRLPSPPSPFSGLLLSDDLVVAWHRLNLQQCRLGNPYPRSLSLP; encoded by the coding sequence ATGGCCAATCGCCGGCGTGGCCGTTCGCCTCCGGCCACCGCATCCACGTCCCGGGACCCCGtagccgccgcgccgtcgctgAACTTCCCACCTGACCTGCTCCGCGAGATCGCGAGGCGCCTGACGAGCCTCCAGGAGTTCTTCGCCCTCTGCCGCGCCGCGCTCCCGGTGACCCCGCCCAACCTCGCTTCCCAGGCGCCGCTCCTCCTCGTCCCCGACGCGGCTGCCGCGTCCCACGCCCTCCTCGACATCCGCCGCGGCTTCCTCCGCTTCCGCTTCACCCGCTCGCACCTCACCGGCGAGACGGCCGACATCCACTCCCTCGGCTACCGCGTCGCCGTGGACCTGCGGGGCCGCTGCCAGCTCCGCGTTGTCCACGTACTCACCGGCGAGCGGACCCGCCTCCCCAGCCCCCCGAGCCCCTTCTCCGGCCTCCTACTCTCCGACGATCTCGTCGTCGCGTGGCACCGTCTGAACCTCCAGCAATGCCGCCTGGGGAATCCTTATCCGCGATCCCTATCGCTTCCATGA
- the LOC112898393 gene encoding F-box/LRR-repeat protein At3g03360-like, translated as MDRISALPDELLHVILGFVGDALAVTRTAALSRRWRHVWVHAKSLTIDAAAPGRFVDWVLARRADEDMGSLQIRISPQGRRTSPEQANGSFALRFRDSGAPLAVELPADPVRATSIDMDLSNRRRALGDLVTSSCPRLRTLRVVVAAGLPYLVLRAEALEELEVSFAWCLRALDVTAPNLRLLKVKRCATDVVRIVAPRLEEIFMSICRRLTLPALDIPQDCLASVRRLKGISVDMHGKYHRATYVGLWLMENCHGLEHVSVRLRHGDDYHGDELLDLTSEAAAPIVNVTSMVVRPIEVPDRYLVASVSALLMRFPCLRSLSVKIYGTKWGTVRPKCFCDAVAYSDKCEIHRKEALELLEEVEITGFTGADEEMKLNL; from the exons ATGGATCGGATCAGCGCCCTCCCCGACGAGTTGCTGCACGTCATCCTCGGCTTCGTGGGCGACGCGCTCGCCGTCACCCGCACGGCCGCGCTCtcgcggcgatggcggcacgtCTGGGTCCACGCCAAGAGCCTCACCAtcgacgccgccgcgccgggccGGTTCGTGGACTGGGTGCTCGCTCGGCGTGCCGATGAGGACATGGGATCCCTCCAGATCCGTATCTCCCCGCAGGGCCGCCGCACCTCGCCGGAGCAGGCCAACGGGTCCTTCGCTCTTCGCTTCCGCGACTCCGGCGCGCCGCTGGCCGTCGAGCTGCCCGCCGACCCCGTCAGGGCGACGTCCATCGACATGGATCTGTCTAACC GACGGCGCGCCCTCGGCGACCTCGTCACGTCCTCCTGCCCCCGCCTGCGCACGCTCCGCGTCGTGGTCGCCGCGGGGCTGCCCTACCTGGTGCTCCGTGCCGAGGCGCTGGAGGAGCTCGAGGTCTCCTTCGCATGGTGCCTGCGGGCGCTGGACGTGACGGCTCCCAACCTGCGCCTCCTCAAGGTCAAGCGCTGCGCTACCGACGTGGTCAGGATCGTGGCCCCGAGGCTTGAGGAGATCTTCATGTCCATCTGCCGCCGCCTCACCCTGCCGGCCCTAGACATTCCACAAGACTGCTTGGCTAGTGTCCGGCGCCTCAAGGGCATCAGCGTGGACATGCACGGCAAGTACCACCGAGCCACATACGTCGGCCTGTGGCTCATGGAGAACTGCCATGGCCTCGAGCACGTCAGTGTGAGGCTCCGCCATGGGGACGATTACCATGGGGATGAGCTCCTCGATCTGACCTCGGAAGCCGCGGCACCGATTGTGAATGTTACGAGCATGGTGGTGAGACCAATCGAGGTCCCCGATCGTTACCTTGTGGCAAGCGTATCAGCCCTGCTCATGAGGTTCCCTTGCTTGAGATCGTTGAGCGTCAAGATCTATGGCACAAAATGG GGCACCGTGCGGCCGAAGTGTTTCTGTGATGCTGTTGCCTACTCAGATAAGTGTGAGATTCATAGAAAGGAAGCGTTGGAGTTGCTTGAAGAGGTGGAAATAACCGGCTTCACAGGAGCAGACGAGGAGATGAAGCTG AACCTGTAA